The Phragmitibacter flavus genome has a segment encoding these proteins:
- a CDS encoding PLDc N-terminal domain-containing protein, whose amino-acid sequence MRFIEANAINDHPMIYWGIGTVWALMLFATFFSIRSQASSLWVRFIWLLLVVALPGIGLLLYLLWCLTRFDYSFLKFVVGPPRTVSSKGKGAGA is encoded by the coding sequence ATGCGATTTATCGAGGCGAATGCGATCAATGATCATCCTATGATCTACTGGGGAATTGGAACAGTCTGGGCGCTCATGCTTTTTGCCACGTTCTTCAGTATCCGCAGTCAAGCCTCCAGTTTGTGGGTTCGATTTATTTGGCTGCTGTTAGTGGTGGCGCTGCCGGGAATTGGGTTGTTGTTGTATTTGTTGTGGTGCCTCACCCGGTTCGACTATTCATTTTTGAAATTTGTCGTGGGTCCTCCAAGAACAGTTTCCTCCAAGGGCAAGGGTGCAGGAGCTTGA
- a CDS encoding polysaccharide biosynthesis tyrosine autokinase, with protein MDTTKKKFDFAAAVGNALSYAQHGRLMVIMACLGVLAGLCYFVYTTPLYSSNAVIYFRVFGSPLSDKGMGDSAGSQTSALKYLPWELASDSNVLAAAKELGIVGPSASFEAVKSKQLRVRASTMNWSHLQISVMSPDPAVVRVFAKKLIEVYRAQREEAWAKYRNEALIRYAREVDTLEGLAVDSYKDLSKLERESRMTEVKIEQSRLFMVPAELIMTKEVVRRMEEVRLSLDQRGTLGTAPEKLTAEQIFAELSMLTAFEKERELRVGDLLRRQSQQGMVDKPEGAPAQPVPASFVVQPNMVEGLRPWQDLEKKRRVIEEELMEANKRYLPAHAIVKGLEEDLANNTRALAAELEVMRRRFELDFQQQTQKIATLEKRLPEYYQTNEEAGLAGEQYMSASQGRAMWGRARDKLSDKLSMISFTQDLDWVEMHFKEFVNLRDVEPTSPNKMKLLMISLMLAIGGAIGAPTLVNLMHTGVETLQQLENVTGLTAVGVIPRTTKEVLEDIARSPSIGAKSPNHLLESFRLIRSHILLHPNSKGKSQVIMVTSARPSEGKTSQAANLAWAFQSMGSRTLLIDCDLRRGRVHQVLDVANDIGITQLLLNRFPVQEAVLKTSNPLLDVIPRGPIITGTTELLCQKGFVDLVERFRGEYDQIVIDTPPVLGLSETAALRIVVDGVIMVVRAEKTTRRDVSDAVALLRKTDAHFFGMVLNDLDLNKAKNYYNYYYYSASYYEDLEGVGAGGKAVV; from the coding sequence ATGGATACGACTAAGAAAAAATTTGATTTTGCGGCAGCGGTTGGAAATGCCCTCTCGTATGCCCAGCATGGTCGACTGATGGTGATCATGGCATGTTTGGGGGTGTTGGCAGGACTTTGTTACTTCGTCTACACGACGCCCCTCTATTCTTCCAATGCGGTCATCTATTTCAGGGTGTTCGGATCACCATTGAGCGACAAGGGGATGGGGGATTCGGCTGGAAGCCAGACGTCAGCGCTGAAGTATTTGCCTTGGGAGCTGGCCTCCGACAGCAATGTTCTGGCTGCCGCGAAGGAGCTGGGAATTGTTGGGCCCTCGGCATCGTTTGAGGCGGTGAAGTCGAAGCAGTTGAGGGTGCGTGCGAGCACGATGAACTGGAGTCATTTGCAAATTTCTGTGATGAGTCCGGATCCGGCAGTGGTGAGAGTGTTTGCGAAGAAGTTGATTGAAGTTTACCGGGCACAAAGGGAGGAGGCTTGGGCGAAATACCGCAACGAGGCACTCATTCGTTATGCGAGGGAGGTGGACACGCTCGAGGGGTTGGCCGTGGACAGCTACAAGGATTTGTCCAAGCTTGAGAGGGAGAGCAGGATGACTGAGGTGAAAATCGAGCAGTCACGGCTTTTTATGGTTCCTGCGGAGTTGATCATGACCAAAGAAGTGGTTCGTCGGATGGAGGAAGTGCGGTTAAGTCTGGATCAACGTGGAACTTTAGGAACCGCGCCGGAGAAACTGACTGCGGAGCAGATTTTCGCGGAACTGTCGATGTTGACGGCATTTGAGAAAGAGCGTGAGCTAAGGGTGGGGGATCTATTGCGTCGGCAGTCGCAACAGGGAATGGTGGACAAACCGGAAGGAGCTCCGGCGCAGCCTGTGCCTGCGTCATTTGTCGTGCAGCCGAACATGGTGGAGGGATTGCGACCCTGGCAAGATTTGGAGAAAAAGCGTCGTGTGATTGAGGAGGAGCTGATGGAGGCGAACAAACGATACTTGCCAGCACATGCAATCGTGAAAGGATTGGAAGAGGATCTCGCCAACAACACCCGTGCTTTGGCTGCTGAGTTAGAAGTGATGCGCCGGCGCTTCGAGCTTGATTTTCAACAGCAAACCCAAAAAATTGCCACTCTTGAAAAGCGGTTGCCCGAGTATTATCAGACCAACGAAGAGGCAGGGCTGGCCGGTGAGCAGTATATGAGCGCTTCGCAGGGCCGGGCGATGTGGGGCAGGGCGCGGGACAAATTGTCGGACAAGTTGTCGATGATCTCGTTTACTCAGGATCTCGATTGGGTGGAGATGCATTTTAAGGAATTTGTGAACTTGCGGGATGTGGAACCGACTTCGCCGAACAAAATGAAGCTGTTGATGATCTCCCTGATGCTGGCTATCGGGGGGGCGATTGGCGCGCCGACTTTGGTGAATCTGATGCACACTGGGGTTGAGACCTTGCAGCAGTTGGAAAATGTGACTGGTCTGACTGCCGTTGGAGTGATCCCTCGAACCACCAAAGAGGTATTAGAGGACATTGCGAGGTCTCCCTCCATCGGCGCGAAATCCCCCAACCATTTGTTGGAGAGTTTCCGGCTGATTCGTAGCCACATCCTTTTGCATCCCAATTCAAAAGGCAAATCACAGGTGATCATGGTTACCAGTGCCAGACCTTCTGAGGGGAAAACGAGTCAAGCGGCGAACCTCGCCTGGGCTTTTCAGTCCATGGGTTCACGCACGCTGTTGATTGATTGTGACTTGCGACGCGGACGTGTGCATCAGGTTTTGGATGTGGCAAATGACATTGGAATCACGCAGCTTCTTTTAAATCGGTTTCCGGTTCAGGAAGCCGTGCTCAAAACGTCCAACCCTCTCCTGGATGTGATTCCTCGGGGTCCGATCATCACAGGAACGACTGAGCTGCTTTGCCAAAAAGGATTTGTCGATCTGGTGGAGCGGTTCCGGGGTGAATACGATCAAATCGTAATCGATACCCCGCCGGTATTGGGATTGAGCGAGACGGCTGCGCTTCGTATTGTTGTTGACGGGGTGATCATGGTGGTGCGTGCTGAGAAAACTACCCGGAGGGACGTGTCGGATGCGGTGGCACTGCTGAGAAAGACCGATGCGCATTTCTTCGGCATGGTGTTGAATGATCTCGACTTGAACAAGGCAAAGAACTACTACAACTACTACTATTACTCGGCTTCTTACTACGAAGATCTGGAGGGTGTGGGGGCTGGCGGAAAAGCCGTCGTGTAA